From the genome of Tachysurus fulvidraco isolate hzauxx_2018 chromosome 20, HZAU_PFXX_2.0, whole genome shotgun sequence, one region includes:
- the LOC113638435 gene encoding dual specificity protein phosphatase 26 isoform X2, which translates to MAFMSRFSRSRSNSRSPSRRDSEKGSPVLSITELERLLYTGKTACNHADEVWPRLYIGDQDIASNRQELIKLGITHILNCAQSKWRGGAENYDGMNITYHGIEAHDSPSFDMSVNFYPAAEFIHKALNMGGTVLVHCAVGVSRSATLVLAYLMIRQNMTLVEAIKTVKDHRGVIPNRGFLRQLSGLDSILRASRKTT; encoded by the exons ATGGCATTTATGTCTAGATTCTCCCGATCACGAAGCAATTCAAGGTCTCCTAGCAGAAGGGATTCAGAAAAAGGGTCTCCAGTATTGAGCATCACCGAACTTGAGCGTCTCCTGTACACAGGAAAAACAGCTTGTAATCATGCTGACGAGGTTTGGCCAAGACTTTATATTGGAGACCA GGACATTGCCTCAAACCGCCAGGAACTTATAAAACTTGGGATCACGCACATCCTCAATTGTGCACAGAGCAAATGGCGGGGTGGTGCGGAGAACTACGACGGAATGAATATCACCTACCATGGCATTGAGGCCCACGACTCTCCCTCCTTTGACATGAGTGTCAACTTCTACCCTGCTGCAGAATTCATTCACAAAGCTCTCAACATGGGAG GAACGGTGCTTGTGCACTGTGCAGTAGGGGTTAGTCGTTCAGCTACACTAGTGCTGGCCTACCTTATGATTCGACAGAACATGACCCTTGTAGAAGCCATTAAGACAGTCAAGGACCACCGAGGTGTCATCCCTAACCGAGGCTTTCTCCGGCAGCTCAGTGGCCTAGACAGCATACTTCGCGCCAGTCGAAAGACAACCTGA
- the LOC113638435 gene encoding dual specificity protein phosphatase 26 isoform X1 — MSDPFIHKGYSESESTSEQSAIFVVCLETAVDGRFSRSRSNSRSPSRRDSEKGSPVLSITELERLLYTGKTACNHADEVWPRLYIGDQDIASNRQELIKLGITHILNCAQSKWRGGAENYDGMNITYHGIEAHDSPSFDMSVNFYPAAEFIHKALNMGGTVLVHCAVGVSRSATLVLAYLMIRQNMTLVEAIKTVKDHRGVIPNRGFLRQLSGLDSILRASRKTT, encoded by the exons ATGTCGGATCCATTTATTCATAAAGGATATTCAGAATCGGAAAGCACGAGCGAACAAAGCGCGATTTTTGTCGTGTGTTTGGAAACAGCAGTGGATGGAAG ATTCTCCCGATCACGAAGCAATTCAAGGTCTCCTAGCAGAAGGGATTCAGAAAAAGGGTCTCCAGTATTGAGCATCACCGAACTTGAGCGTCTCCTGTACACAGGAAAAACAGCTTGTAATCATGCTGACGAGGTTTGGCCAAGACTTTATATTGGAGACCA GGACATTGCCTCAAACCGCCAGGAACTTATAAAACTTGGGATCACGCACATCCTCAATTGTGCACAGAGCAAATGGCGGGGTGGTGCGGAGAACTACGACGGAATGAATATCACCTACCATGGCATTGAGGCCCACGACTCTCCCTCCTTTGACATGAGTGTCAACTTCTACCCTGCTGCAGAATTCATTCACAAAGCTCTCAACATGGGAG GAACGGTGCTTGTGCACTGTGCAGTAGGGGTTAGTCGTTCAGCTACACTAGTGCTGGCCTACCTTATGATTCGACAGAACATGACCCTTGTAGAAGCCATTAAGACAGTCAAGGACCACCGAGGTGTCATCCCTAACCGAGGCTTTCTCCGGCAGCTCAGTGGCCTAGACAGCATACTTCGCGCCAGTCGAAAGACAACCTGA
- the LOC113638433 gene encoding CAP-Gly domain-containing linker protein 1-like isoform X1: MSTGKPSGLKPPTKISRPSSVPTKTSPPTAKSPVGNDSAAEFTVGERVWVNGNKPGYVQFVGGTQFAPGQWAGIVLDEPIGKNDGSVTGVRYFQCEDLRGIFTRPSKLSRTPLPECEANGAPSTTNQVSSAVIPNAAADEGQAATATKTSTNLATAASGSVSNLSETDSTMKGKRELKLGDRVLIGGTKAGVVRFLGETDFAKGEWCGVELDEPLGKNDGAVAGSRYFQCLPKYGLFAPTHKVTRIGFPSTTKAKSSRRHSTLQHSPSASSVSSLSSVTSSVGGKPSRAGLLTETSSRYARKISGTTALLEALKEKQQHIEQLLAERDLERTEVAKATCHAGEVQQELALLRKGQEQYVLEMEAKLDQLRRLVETADREKVELLNQLEEEKRKVEDLQFRVEEAYITKGDLETQTKLEHAHIKELEQSLLFEKTKADKLQRELEDTRVATVSERSRIMELEKEVSELQLRLRSQRAEAGSGSPPLQDKKVRELSNELEARQKEILLLQQRLSSSHQENASLQNQQEDLKKKLDTEAEERKKIALSLQEMQKSMQADKEQLEQMHSERQKLEEETASRQQQEQQRNEEREQRETELQEKLGRAEQELRKVKERTAELEQKVVELQMFKDKTQNIQSADALEQLKQRNQQLHQELETLKQQNSKYQGELSVCKQQLSSENQRIGSLCKEIEELNLEASQKSMRLVALQEENGKLFQKLGSSQKLSSEHPTPDNQSEIRERENFNSLISDKDKQLEALRNEIAVLRGENAVAKTLQAAVDSLERDKVKLQSRVHSLEQKLEGKQNEDQEENSSGDAAISQLREEKEFAEGQINFLNSVIVDLQRKNEELKVKLKKLALAEFNGNDENDGLGEVKKKKKKAPPRVFCDICDYFDLHDTEDCPTQMQSPDSPPHSSHHGSRGGERPYCDICEAFGHRTDSCNDDQTF, translated from the exons ATGAGTACAGGGAAGCCAAGTGGTCTCAAACCACCTACTAAGATCAGTAGGCCTAGCTCTGTACCAACCAAAACCTCCCCTCCCACAG CCAAATCTCCAGTTGGTAATGATTCAGCAGCAGAGTTTACTGTCGGTGAACGTGTATGGGTGAACGGTAATAAGCCAGGATATGTTCAGTTTGTTGGTGGAACCCAGTTTGCACCAGGCCAGTGGGCAGGCATTGTTTTGGATGAGCCTATAGGAAAGAACGATGGCTCTGTCACAGGAGTGCGCTACTTCCAGTGCGAGGATTTGCGAGGCATCTTCACCCGGCCTTCCAAACTGTCCCGGACTCCTCTTCCGGAGTGTGAGGCCAATGGTGCACCATCCACCACCAACCAGGTTTCTTCTGCTGTCATTCCAAATGCTGCTGCCGATGAAGGTCAAGCAGCTACCGCAACGAAGACCTCAACAAACCTGGCCACAGCGGCCAGTGGTTCTGTCTCTAACCTGTCTGAGACAGATTCGACCATGAAGGGAAAACGGGAGCTGAAGCTAGGCGATCGTGTACTG ATTGGGGGAACGAAGGCAGGTGTTGTGCGATTTCTGGGTGAGACTGATTTTGCTAAAGGTGAATGGTGTGGGGTGGAGCTTGATGAGCCTCTTGGGAAGAATGATGGCGCAGTGGCTGGTTCCAG GTATTTTCAGTGTCTACCAAAGTACGGACTGTTTGCTCCAACACATAAAGTGACTCGCATTGGCTTCCCGTCTACCACCAAAGCCAAAAGCTCAAGGCGCCATTCAACTCTACAGCATAGCCCCAGCGCCTCTTCAGTCAGCTCACTGAGCTCAGTCACTTCTTCTGTAGGGGGCAAACCCAGTCGCGCAGGCCTG CTGACGGAGACCTCATCTCGCTATGCAAGAAAGATCTCTGGGACCACAGCCTTGCTGGAGGCTCTGAAGGAGAAACAGCAGCACATTGAACAACTCCTGGCTGAGAGGGATCTAGAGAGAACAGAAGTGGCCAAGGCAACCTGCCATGCTGGAGAGGTGCAGCAGGAGTTGGCCTTGCTCAGAAAAGGCCAGGAGCAG TATGTTCTTGAAATGGAGGCAAAACTAGACCAGCTACGCAGGCTTGTGGAGACGGCAGACAGGGAAAAAGTGGAGTTGTTAAATCAGCTCGAAGAGGAAAAAAG GAAGGTAGAAGATCTTCAATTCCGTGTAGAAGAAGCTTATATTACCAAAGGTGACTTAGAG ACGCAGACCAAACTGGAGCATGCCCACATTAAGGAGCTTGAACAGAGCCTTCTCTTTGAAAAGACCAAAGCTGATAAACTCCAGAGGGAGTTAGAGGATACTAGG GTGGCCACAGTATCTGAGAGGTCCCGGATCATGGAGTTGGAGAAGGAAGTGTCAGAGTTGCAGCTACGCCTGCGATCTCAGCGAGCAGAAGCTGGATCAGGCTCACCTCCATTACAGGACAAAAAG GTTAGGGAGCTGAGCAATGAGTTGGAGGCGAGACAGAAGGAGATATTGCTCCTTCAGCAGAGACTCAGTTCCTCTCATCAGGAGAACGCCTCCCTTCAAAATCAACAGGAGGATCTG aaaaaaaaacttgatacagaagctgaagaaagaaaaaaaattgcactctccttacaag AAATGCAGAAAAGCATGCAGGCAGACAAGGAACAACTGGAGCAAATGCACAGTGAAAGGCAGAAGCTGGAGGAGGAGACAGCCTCCAGGCaacagcaggagcagcagcgTAATGAGGAGCGCGAACAGCGGGAGACGGAGCTGCAGGAGAAACTAGGCAGAGCAGAGCAGGAGCTGAGAAAAGTGAAGGAAAGGACTGCAGAGCTGGAGCAGAAGGTGGTTGAGCTGCAGATGTTCAAGGACAAAACCCAG AATATCCAGTCTGCAGACGCTTTGGAACAactaaaacaaagaaatcagCAGCTGCACCAGGAG CTTGAAaccctgaagcagcaaaactcCAAGTATCAGGGGGAACTTAGTGTGTGCAAGCAGCAGCTCAGTTCTGAGAACCAGCGCATTGGAAGCCTGTGCAAAGAAAT TGAGGAGCTGAATCTGGAAGCCAGTCAGAAGTCAATGAGGCTTGTGGCCCTTCAGGAAGAAAATGGGAAGTTGTTTCAGAAGCTAGGCAGCAGCCAGAAG CTCAGTAGTGAGCATCCGACTCCAGACAACCAGTCGGAGATTAGAGAGAG GGAAAACTTCAACTCTTTGATATCCGATAAGGACAAACAATTAGAAGCGTTAAGAAATGAG ATTGCAGTGCTGCGTGGAGAGAACGCTGTGGCTAAAACGCTGCAGGCTGCGGTGGACTCTCTGGAGCGGGACAAGGTGAAGCTCCAGAGCAGAGTGCACAGTCTCGAACAGAAGCTGGAGGGCAAACAGAATGAGGACCAGGAAGAGAATTCCTCAG GTGATGCAGCTATAAGCCAGcttagagaagagaaggagtTCGCTGAAGGACAG ATCAACTTCCTCAACTCGGTCATCGTCGATCTTCAGAGAAAGAATGAGGAGCTGAAGGTGAAGCTGAAGAAATTGGCCTTGGCTGAGTTCAATGGGAACGATGAAAATGACGG TTTGGGCGaggtcaagaagaagaagaagaaagcgcCGCCACGTGTCTTCTGTGACATCTGTGACTATTTTGACCTACACGATACAGAAGACTGTCCCACCCAAATGCAGTCTCCTGACTCACCTCCTCACAGCTCGCATCACGGTAGCCGTGGAGGAGAACGGCCCTACTGCGACATCTGCGAGGCATTCGGTCACCGGACAGATTCCTGTAACGACGACCAGACCTTTTAA
- the LOC113638433 gene encoding CAP-Gly domain-containing linker protein 1-like isoform X2 translates to MSTGKPSGLKPPTKISRPSSVPTKTSPPTAKSPVGNDSAAEFTVGERVWVNGNKPGYVQFVGGTQFAPGQWAGIVLDEPIGKNDGSVTGVRYFQCEDLRGIFTRPSKLSRTPLPECEANGAPSTTNQVSSAVIPNAAADEGQAATATKTSTNLATAASGSVSNLSETDSTMKGKRELKLGDRVLIGGTKAGVVRFLGETDFAKGEWCGVELDEPLGKNDGAVAGSRYFQCLPKYGLFAPTHKVTRIGFPSTTKAKSSRRHSTLQHSPSASSVSSLSSVTSSVGGKPSRAGLLTETSSRYARKISGTTALLEALKEKQQHIEQLLAERDLERTEVAKATCHAGEVQQELALLRKGQEQYVLEMEAKLDQLRRLVETADREKVELLNQLEEEKRKVEDLQFRVEEAYITKGDLEVATVSERSRIMELEKEVSELQLRLRSQRAEAGSGSPPLQDKKVRELSNELEARQKEILLLQQRLSSSHQENASLQNQQEDLKKKLDTEAEERKKIALSLQEMQKSMQADKEQLEQMHSERQKLEEETASRQQQEQQRNEEREQRETELQEKLGRAEQELRKVKERTAELEQKVVELQMFKDKTQNIQSADALEQLKQRNQQLHQELETLKQQNSKYQGELSVCKQQLSSENQRIGSLCKEIEELNLEASQKSMRLVALQEENGKLFQKLGSSQKLSSEHPTPDNQSEIRERENFNSLISDKDKQLEALRNEIAVLRGENAVAKTLQAAVDSLERDKVKLQSRVHSLEQKLEGKQNEDQEENSSGDAAISQLREEKEFAEGQINFLNSVIVDLQRKNEELKVKLKKLALAEFNGNDENDGLGEVKKKKKKAPPRVFCDICDYFDLHDTEDCPTQMQSPDSPPHSSHHGSRGGERPYCDICEAFGHRTDSCNDDQTF, encoded by the exons ATGAGTACAGGGAAGCCAAGTGGTCTCAAACCACCTACTAAGATCAGTAGGCCTAGCTCTGTACCAACCAAAACCTCCCCTCCCACAG CCAAATCTCCAGTTGGTAATGATTCAGCAGCAGAGTTTACTGTCGGTGAACGTGTATGGGTGAACGGTAATAAGCCAGGATATGTTCAGTTTGTTGGTGGAACCCAGTTTGCACCAGGCCAGTGGGCAGGCATTGTTTTGGATGAGCCTATAGGAAAGAACGATGGCTCTGTCACAGGAGTGCGCTACTTCCAGTGCGAGGATTTGCGAGGCATCTTCACCCGGCCTTCCAAACTGTCCCGGACTCCTCTTCCGGAGTGTGAGGCCAATGGTGCACCATCCACCACCAACCAGGTTTCTTCTGCTGTCATTCCAAATGCTGCTGCCGATGAAGGTCAAGCAGCTACCGCAACGAAGACCTCAACAAACCTGGCCACAGCGGCCAGTGGTTCTGTCTCTAACCTGTCTGAGACAGATTCGACCATGAAGGGAAAACGGGAGCTGAAGCTAGGCGATCGTGTACTG ATTGGGGGAACGAAGGCAGGTGTTGTGCGATTTCTGGGTGAGACTGATTTTGCTAAAGGTGAATGGTGTGGGGTGGAGCTTGATGAGCCTCTTGGGAAGAATGATGGCGCAGTGGCTGGTTCCAG GTATTTTCAGTGTCTACCAAAGTACGGACTGTTTGCTCCAACACATAAAGTGACTCGCATTGGCTTCCCGTCTACCACCAAAGCCAAAAGCTCAAGGCGCCATTCAACTCTACAGCATAGCCCCAGCGCCTCTTCAGTCAGCTCACTGAGCTCAGTCACTTCTTCTGTAGGGGGCAAACCCAGTCGCGCAGGCCTG CTGACGGAGACCTCATCTCGCTATGCAAGAAAGATCTCTGGGACCACAGCCTTGCTGGAGGCTCTGAAGGAGAAACAGCAGCACATTGAACAACTCCTGGCTGAGAGGGATCTAGAGAGAACAGAAGTGGCCAAGGCAACCTGCCATGCTGGAGAGGTGCAGCAGGAGTTGGCCTTGCTCAGAAAAGGCCAGGAGCAG TATGTTCTTGAAATGGAGGCAAAACTAGACCAGCTACGCAGGCTTGTGGAGACGGCAGACAGGGAAAAAGTGGAGTTGTTAAATCAGCTCGAAGAGGAAAAAAG GAAGGTAGAAGATCTTCAATTCCGTGTAGAAGAAGCTTATATTACCAAAGGTGACTTAGAG GTGGCCACAGTATCTGAGAGGTCCCGGATCATGGAGTTGGAGAAGGAAGTGTCAGAGTTGCAGCTACGCCTGCGATCTCAGCGAGCAGAAGCTGGATCAGGCTCACCTCCATTACAGGACAAAAAG GTTAGGGAGCTGAGCAATGAGTTGGAGGCGAGACAGAAGGAGATATTGCTCCTTCAGCAGAGACTCAGTTCCTCTCATCAGGAGAACGCCTCCCTTCAAAATCAACAGGAGGATCTG aaaaaaaaacttgatacagaagctgaagaaagaaaaaaaattgcactctccttacaag AAATGCAGAAAAGCATGCAGGCAGACAAGGAACAACTGGAGCAAATGCACAGTGAAAGGCAGAAGCTGGAGGAGGAGACAGCCTCCAGGCaacagcaggagcagcagcgTAATGAGGAGCGCGAACAGCGGGAGACGGAGCTGCAGGAGAAACTAGGCAGAGCAGAGCAGGAGCTGAGAAAAGTGAAGGAAAGGACTGCAGAGCTGGAGCAGAAGGTGGTTGAGCTGCAGATGTTCAAGGACAAAACCCAG AATATCCAGTCTGCAGACGCTTTGGAACAactaaaacaaagaaatcagCAGCTGCACCAGGAG CTTGAAaccctgaagcagcaaaactcCAAGTATCAGGGGGAACTTAGTGTGTGCAAGCAGCAGCTCAGTTCTGAGAACCAGCGCATTGGAAGCCTGTGCAAAGAAAT TGAGGAGCTGAATCTGGAAGCCAGTCAGAAGTCAATGAGGCTTGTGGCCCTTCAGGAAGAAAATGGGAAGTTGTTTCAGAAGCTAGGCAGCAGCCAGAAG CTCAGTAGTGAGCATCCGACTCCAGACAACCAGTCGGAGATTAGAGAGAG GGAAAACTTCAACTCTTTGATATCCGATAAGGACAAACAATTAGAAGCGTTAAGAAATGAG ATTGCAGTGCTGCGTGGAGAGAACGCTGTGGCTAAAACGCTGCAGGCTGCGGTGGACTCTCTGGAGCGGGACAAGGTGAAGCTCCAGAGCAGAGTGCACAGTCTCGAACAGAAGCTGGAGGGCAAACAGAATGAGGACCAGGAAGAGAATTCCTCAG GTGATGCAGCTATAAGCCAGcttagagaagagaaggagtTCGCTGAAGGACAG ATCAACTTCCTCAACTCGGTCATCGTCGATCTTCAGAGAAAGAATGAGGAGCTGAAGGTGAAGCTGAAGAAATTGGCCTTGGCTGAGTTCAATGGGAACGATGAAAATGACGG TTTGGGCGaggtcaagaagaagaagaagaaagcgcCGCCACGTGTCTTCTGTGACATCTGTGACTATTTTGACCTACACGATACAGAAGACTGTCCCACCCAAATGCAGTCTCCTGACTCACCTCCTCACAGCTCGCATCACGGTAGCCGTGGAGGAGAACGGCCCTACTGCGACATCTGCGAGGCATTCGGTCACCGGACAGATTCCTGTAACGACGACCAGACCTTTTAA
- the LOC113638388 gene encoding hydroxycarboxylic acid receptor 2-like, which translates to MSNSSVCCAFESPILDQVLPPVLFVEFVLGLTGNILALCMFAFHMESWKPNSIYLAHLAIADSVVLFCLPFRADYYLRRKDWIHGDTFCRILLFLLAANRAAGIFFLTAVAVDRYLKIVHPLNRINRMNLGYAMWVSAGMWAMIVAMTAYLLGSPHFYNFGNRTQCESFNICMGSNPLSNWHNAFYVIQFCVPTIIIVFCTTCITWQLKSKTIDTSGKIKRAVQFIFIVAMVFIICFFPSTASRIAVWILKVWYNECSYFTEANLAFYTSVVFTYFNSVLNPLVYYFSTPAFSGTIQSLLMKLGGKKADMILSTVTSD; encoded by the coding sequence ATGTCAAACTCTTCGGTTTGTTGTGCCTTCGAGTCCCCTATCCTGGACCAGGTCCTCCCCCCTGTCCTTTTCGTAGAGTTCGTTCTCGGCCTCACGGGGAACATTTTGGCCCTCTGCATGTTCGCTTTTCACATGGAGAGCTGGAAGCCCAACTCCATATACCTGGCGCACCTGGCTATAGCCGACTCTGTGGTGCTCTTCTGCTTGCCTTTCAGAGCTGACTACTACCTCAGGCGCAAGGACTGGATTCACGGGGATACCTTCTGCCGCATCCTGCTCTTCCTCCTTGCAGCCAACAGAGCAGCAGGTATTTTCTTTCTCACGGCTGTGGCTGTGGACCGCTACCTAAAGATCGTGCACCCGCTCAACCGTATCAATCGGATGAACCTGGGTTACGCCATGTGGGTCTCTGCTGGCATGTGGGCAATGATAGTAGCCATGACGGCTTACTTGCTTGGCTCTCCACACTTCTACAATTTCGGCAACCGTACACAATGCGAGAGCTTCAACATATGCATGGGCAGCAACCCGCTTTCAAACTGGCACAACGCTTTCTACGTGATTCAGTTCTGTGTGCCCACGATCATCATTGTCTTCTGCACAACCTGCATTACATGGCAGCTGAAGAGCAAGACGATAGACACCTCGGGCAAAATAAAGAGGGCCGTACAATTCATTTTCATCGTTGCTATGGTCTTCATCATCTGCTTCTTTCCGAGTACTGCCTCGCGGATTGCCGTTTGGATACTAAAGGTCTGGTACAACGAGTGCTCGTACTTCACTGAGGCAAATCTGGCTTTTTACACTTCGGTCGTCTTCACCTATTTCAACAGCGTCCTCAACCCTCTGGTCTACTATTTCTCCACTCCGGCATTCAGTGGGACTATACAGAGCCTTCTTATGAAACTCGGAGGGAAGAAAGCAGACATGATTCTTTCGACGGTAACAAGTGATTAA
- the denr gene encoding density-regulated protein, giving the protein MAATETAESGSPENKADRADGDAKYPSKVLYCGVCSLPTEYCEYMPEPAKCRQWLEKNFPDMFARMTMGNVPKSETGREGGGGGGGGGGGRGVGTEVPPAGEEEEKKKQKRGGRGQIKQKKKTVPQKVTIAKIPRAKKKYVTRVCGLATFDIDLKEAQRFFAQKFSCGASVTAEDEIIIQGDFTDDIIDVIQEKWPEVDDDSINDLGEVKK; this is encoded by the exons ATGGCTGCTACCGAGACTGCCGAATCAGGCTCCCCAGAGAACAAAGCGGATCGGGCTGATGGAGATGCAAAGTACCCATCGAAAGTGCTTTACTGTGGAG TATGCTCCTTGCCAACAGAG TACTGTGAGTACATGCCTGAGCCAGCAAAATGCAGACAGTGGCTTGAGAAAAACTTTCCAGACATGTTTGCTAGAATGACCATGG GGAATGTGCCCAAGTCGGAAACAGGCAGagaaggaggtggaggaggaggaggaggaggaggaggaaggggagtGGGCACAGAGGTGCCACCTGctggagaggaggaagaaaagaaaaagcagaaaagag GCGGCAGAGGTCAAAtcaaacagaagaagaagaccgTTCCACAGAAAGTCACGATAGCCAAAATCCCACGTGCTAAGAAAAAATACGTCACAAGAGTGTGCGGTTTGGCCACCTTCG ACATCGATCTTAAAGAGGCTCAGAGATTCTTTGCTCAGAAATTCTCCTGCGGTGCATCAGTGACAGCAGAGGACGAGATCATCATTCAGGGAGACTTTACAGATGACATCATCGACGTCATCCAGGAGAAGTGGCCTGAG GTGGACGACGACAGCATCAACGACCTCGGAGAAGTCAAGAAATGA